From the Colletotrichum lupini chromosome 10, complete sequence genome, one window contains:
- a CDS encoding agmatinase yields the protein MRLFRAILLVLLLFNGHAQAHEHHADTSSGTDVERLKKLHEKWDTDWPFSGISTFAHLQHVKCLTNPDELFDVGIIGAPFDTAVSYRPGARFGPRAIRAASARQTSFRGFNHRAGINPYSSWAKVLDCGDIPITPFDNKLALHQMTLGYHELLLRPATNPDKKPVLLTLGGDHSVALPALRALRKAYQEPIAVLHFDAHMDTLHPNKYPSTWTTGQEAPQSDFTHGTMFWIAIFEGLIRNGSSVHGGLRSRLAGDDFSDYEDDSRQGFMRIEADDIDLVGAQGIIDGIMKRMGTEIPVYMSVDIDVIDPGLAPGTGTPEPGGWTTRELLQIIRGVGGLNIVGAEVVEVCPAFDGRGEETALAAAQVIYEMLSTVVLKGMEERGLEKPLRTESWTKQFNTPIHGNEKDEL from the exons ATGCGATTGTTCAGAGCCATACTGCTTGTCCTGCTACTGTTCAATGGGCATGCCCAGGCACACGAGCACCACGCCGATACATCTTCGGGCACCGACGTTGAGAGATTGAAAAAGTTGCACGAGAAATGGGACACAGAT TGGCCGTTTTCCGGCATTTCCACGTTTGCCCATTTGCAACATGTCAAATGCTTGACCAATCCAGACGAGCTCTTTGATGTGGGCATCATTGGCGCGCCTTTCGATACGGCCGTGAGCTACCGCCCCGGTGCCAGATTTGGTCCAAGAGCAATTCGCGCCGCGTCGGCGCGCCAGACGTCCTTCCGGGGCTTCAATCACCGCGCCGGTATCAACCCATACAGCTCCTGGGCCAAGGTCCTCGACTGCGGCGACATCCCAATCACCCCGTTCGACAACAAGCTGGCGCTACACCAGATGACGCTCGGTTACCATGAGCTGCTTTTGCGACCCGCGACGAATCCGGACAAGAAGCCCGTCCTCCTCACTCTGGGCGGCGACCACAGCGTAGCTCTCCCCGCCTTGCGGGCGCTGCGCAAAGCATACCAGGAGCCTATCGCGGTGCTTCACTTTGACGCTCACATGGACACTCTGCATCCGAACAAATACCCCAGCACGTGGACGACAGGCCAGGAGGCCCCACAATCCGATTTCACTCACGGTACTATGTTCTGGATTGCCATTTTCGAGGGGCTGATCCGCAATGGAAGCTCGGTTCACGGTGGTCTTCGCAGCAGGCTAGCTGGGGATGATTTCAGTGACTACGAAGACGACTCGCGGCAGGGTTTCATGAGGATCGAGGCAGATGACATAGACTTAGTCGGCGCGCAAGGGATCATTGACGGTATAATGAAGCGAATGGGTACCGAGATACCCGTCTACATGTCAGTTGATATCGACGTCATCGACCCCGGCCTCGCCCCGGGCACGGGGACACCAGAGCCTGGGGGTTGGACCACCAGGGAGCTGCTTCAGATCATTCGAGGCGTGGGGGGGCTCAATATCGTTGGCGCGGAGGTTGTTGAGGTTTGTCCCGCCTTCGACGGCAGAGGCGAAGAAACAGCACTTGCAGCAGCACAAGTCATCTACGAAATGCTCTCCACCGTGGTATTGAAGGGTATGGAAGAGCGAGGATTGGAGAAGCCGCTAAGAACCGAGTCATGGACAAAGCAGTTTAACACACCGATTCATGGCAATGAAAAGGACGAATTGTGA
- a CDS encoding flavin containing amine oxidoreductase translates to MSDVLDVIIIGAGLSGLQAAVDLQKGGRTIAVLEARNCVGGKTRSVQRSDGKGVQEMGAAWLNDSNQARVWNYCQEFGLTPVLQANQGLVASEDEDGTCHFFPFGAMPNFSASEVDNITAIRDVVEAASLDPASYRQPERARLDGITFEQFCRDAGAGTRALNTARLWCRGTLGQDPNEVSALSFLEIARGGLGIINLRYDGKHGAQYLRLEEGTQAIAIGISKMLPTGTIHLNTAVNTVTQNSSNLCTVTASRGQVFKAQKVIISIPGPSYKNITYSPPLPPLKHIFRGPLNHCRDTSVDHAGNYALTCFITSAPGRKWACLSDEDRRKTVLKQLGSLFGVGHAAVETELLDTITSEWVEDRWAGWGCPVAATPPGVIGSSLDGEMIQEKFGAIYFIGTELAEEWRGYMEVALQSGERGAAQALEDFRLQDTRL, encoded by the exons ATGTCAGATGTTCTGGATGTTATCATCATAGGAGCTGGTCTCAGCGGCCTCCAGGCCGCCGTAGACCTACAGAAAGGCGGTCGAACTATTGCCGTTCTCGAGGCTCGGAACTGCGTCGGGGGCAAGACAAGATCTGTGCAGCGGTCGGATGGGAAGGGCGTGCAGGAGATGGGTGCTGCATGGCTCAATGATAGCAACCAGGCGCGTGTTTGGAACTACTGCCAAGAGTTCGGCCTAACGCCCGTCTTGCAAGCGAACCAGGGACTGGTGGCAAGCGAAGACGAAGACGGGACGTGCCATTTCTTCCCTTTTGGCGCCATGCCCAAC TTCTCAGCGTCAGAAGTTGACAACATCACCGCAATTCGAGATGTTGTAGAAGCGGCGTCCTTGGACCCAGCATCATACCGTCAACCAGAGCGCGCCCGGCTCGATGGCATCACATTCGAGCAATTCTGTCGCGATGCCGGGGCCGGTACTCGCGCCCTGAACACCGCCAGGCTTTGGTGCCGCGGCACGCTCGGCCAGGATCCCAACGAGGTCTCGGCGCTCTCCTTTCTGGAGATCGCTCGTGGTGGGCTGGGTATCATCAATTTGAGGTACGACGGCAAACACGGCGCCCAATATCTCCGCCTGGAGGAGGGTACGCAGGCCATCGCCATTGGAATCTCCAAGATGCTACCTACCGGAACCATTCATCTCAATACCGCGGTCAACACGGTGACTCAAAACTCGTCGAACCTTTGTACTGTCACGGCGAGCCGAGGTCAGGTCTTCAAGGCGCAAAAAGTCATTATCAGTATCCCCGGGCCGTCGTACAAGAACATCACATACAGCCCACCGCTACCGCCGCTGAAACACAT CTTCCGAGGTCCTTTGAACCACTGTCGCGATACTTCAGTTGACCATGCCGGCAACTACGCGCTGACGTGCTTCATTACGTCCGCTCCTGGGCGAAAGTGGGCATGCCTGAGCGACGAGGATCGTCGAAAGACTGTGCTCAAGCAGCTGGGCTCCCTATTTGGCGTAGGACACGCGGCAGTCGAGACGGAGCTCTTAGATACCATCACCTCCGAGTGGGTGGAGGACCGCTGGGCCGGCTGGGGCTGCCCAGTGGCCGCAACCCCACCCGGGGTCATAGGCTCAAGTCTCGATGGCGAGATGATTCAGGAGAAGTTTGGTGCAATTTACTTCATCGGAACCGAGCTGGCTGAGGAATGGCGGGGATATATGGAAGTGGCACTCCAGAGCGGAGAGCGTGGTGCAGCACAGGCTTTGGAAGATTTCCGTCTGCAAGATACGAGGCTATAG
- a CDS encoding 2OG-Fe(II)oxygenase: protein MGYNDWDNDNEPAVDRDHDWRAVPGDFDTIPVIDVAGIRSDHFDERRKIAAQIRDACVRVGFFYIQNHGINDDVIKGVFKAAETFFALPFEQKMEVFIDNSPNFRGYTPIGGSGKPGPDGRGNLNEAFEWGHDSKLNDDPNDACDDPYMKGRNRWPREPADFEDQLSTYYRELRAFCRLLASSHVLLHEVVGEDALTIVTLVFTILAPGPVRALEVANKAGEWISAPPKPGTFIVNVGDQLQAFTNDLYISTRHRVMNYTGQERYAIPFFFSTNFETVIKPIPELLTGDQVARNRQVSAGQVS, encoded by the exons ATGGGTTACAACGACTGGGATAACGATAACGAGCCGGCCGTGGACCGTGACCACGACTGGCGTGCGGTACCGGGCGATTTCGACACGATACCTGTGATCGATGTTGCCGGTATTAGAAGTGATCATTTCGATGAGAGACGCAAGATTGCTGCCCAGATTAGGGACGCTTGCGTGCGAGTCGGGTTTTTCTACATTCAAAACCATGGCATTAACGACGATGTTATTAAAGGCGTGTTCAAGGCGGCAGAGACTTTTTTCGCGCTGCCATTTGAGCAGAAAATGGAAGTATTCATCGATAATAGTCCAAATTTCCGGGGCTACACTCCCATCGGGGGTTCGGGGAAGCCTGGACCGGACGGACGAGGAA ATCTGAACGAGGCGTTCGAATGGGGCCATGATTCGAAGCTGAACGATGATCCCAACGATGCTTGCGACGACCCGTATATGAAGGGCCGCAACCGATGGCCACGGGAGCCCGCTGACTTCGAGGACCAGCTATCTACTTACTATCGAGAATTGCGGGCCTTTTGCCGTCTGTTGGCCAG CTCACACGTCCTCCTACATGAAGTTGTTGGAGAAGATGCGCTGACGATTGTGACATTAGTCTTCACGATTCTTGCACCAGGACCCGTCCGCGCTCTGGAGGTCGCGAATAAAGCCGGGGAGTGGATATCAGCTCCGCCTAAGCCCGGAACCTTCATAGTCAACGTCGGTGACCAGCTTCAAGCCTTCACCAACGACCTCTACATCTCGACTCGTCACCGAGTCATGAACTACACTGGACAAGAGCGATACGCCATCCCCTTCTTTTTCTCAACAAACTTTGAGACCGTCATCAAACCAATCCCGGAACTGCTTACCGGAGACCAGGTAGCCAGAAACCGGCAGGTCTCGGCTGGACAGGTGAGCTAA
- a CDS encoding pectin lyase codes for MRFSASVILATAVASTTSAQKVVGAAYGFATGVTGGGSASAATPSSAEELAEWLSDNTARTIVIDKEYNFTGKSASGAGCDRKSCSSAKGGQLFLGDLSCGTSDNVVATVTYDVAGTEPLVVGSNKSIIGSNGKGVLIGKGLRIQKNAKNVIIQGITITNLNPGVVWGGDAIDLQAMMVSGSITTRSPSSAASSSSATTTAPALLSPIMSSTVSTTSASCNANHYWTMMLNGNGDQMTLDRNYFHDVSGRSPKLGEKGTFQATNNLFSDMKGHAFELYSGTVSLIEGNAFESVNTPYDGELYSNSFNVPDASSASSCISSIGRACQVNSLDSSCGTWKSLKETTALSTFSKLKDYLVKPIAATGVSTLVKGSAGPANVGSSTAVAEKASTETETATKSNAAAATLAASETITKETATEEPATAESSLSTVTAQAWSQCGGSGWRGATTCAAGTSCVFQNEWYSQCVSSAARRSMKSLRRI; via the exons ATGCGTTTCTCAGCATCTGTCATCCTTGCCACCGCTGTCGCCAGCACGACCTCTGCTCAGAAAGTTGTCGGCGCGGCTTACGGCTTTGCCACTGGCGTCACTGGAGGTGGTAGCGCCTCCGCTGCTACCCCATCCTCTGCTGAAGAGTTGGCTGAATGGCTTTCCGATAACACCGCCCGCACCATCGTCATCGACAAAGAGTACAACTTTACCGGTAAGTCGGCTTCAGGAGCTGGGTGCGACCGCAAGAGCTGCAGCTCCGCGAAAGGTGGACAATTGTTTCTTGGAGACCTGTCTTGCGGAACTAGTGATAACGTCGTCGCTACTGTTACTTACGACGTTGCTGGTACCGAGCCTCTGGTTGTCGGAAGCAACAAGAGTATCATCGGCTCCAACGGCAAGGGAGTTCTCATTGGTAAGGGACTCCGCATTCAGAAGAACGCCAAGAACGTCATCATCCAGGGTATCACTATCACCAACCTTAATCCTGGTGTTGTTTGGGGAGGTGATGCCATCGATCTTCAG GCAATGATGGTGTCTGGATCGATCACAACAAGATCTCCCTCATCGGCCGCCAGTTCATCGTCAGCCACTACGACGGCTCCCGCGTTACTATCTCCAATAATGAGTTCGACGGTATCCACTACCTCTGCCTCCTGCAACGCCAACCACTACTGGACCATGATGCTCAATGGTAACGGCGACCAAATGACCCTCGATCGCAACTACTTCCACGACGTGTCCGGCCGCTCTCCTAAGCTCGGCGAGAAGGGAACTTTCCAAGCGACCAATAATCTGTTTTCTGACATGAAGGGCCACGCTTTTGAACTCTACTCTGGCACCGTTTCCCTCATCGAGGGCAATGCTTTTGAGTCTGTTAATACTCCCTACGACGGCGAGTTATACTCTAACAGCTTTAACGTCCCTGACGCCTCTTCCGCCAGCTCTTGTATCTCCTCTATCGGCCGTGCGTGCCAGGTCAACAGCCTTGATTCCTCCTGCGGTACATGGAAGTCTCTCAAGGAGACCACCGCTCTGTCTACCTTCTCTAAGCTTAAGGATTATCTCGTCAAACCAATTGCTGCCACCGGCGTCTCCACGCTGGTCAAGGGCAGTGCCGGACCTGCCAACGTCGGCTCCTCCACAGCTGTCGCTGAAAAAGCCTCCACTGAGACTGAGACTGCGACCAAGAGCAACGCTGCTGCAGCTACCCTTGCTGCCTCCGAGACTATTACCAAAGAGACCGCCACTGAGGAGCCCGCCACCGCGGAGTCCAGTTTGTCGACTGTTACTGCTCAGGCTTGGAGCCAgtgcggcggcagcggctgGCGTGGTGCCACCACTTGCGCCGCCGGAACTTCCTGCGTCTTCCAGAATGAGTGGTACTCTCAATGTGTTAGCTCCGCCGCCAGACGTAGCATGAAGTCTCTCCGTCGTATTTAA